A window of the Osmia lignaria lignaria isolate PbOS001 chromosome 2, iyOsmLign1, whole genome shotgun sequence genome harbors these coding sequences:
- the Syt4 gene encoding synaptotagmin 4 isoform X1, which translates to MVVEVMEDGPLIEISYSHLSVSTETVVILCISSAFLLCAVAMTWWLCRRRREHTKLNSDKSLAFRPPHRKPMAVKSPGSTSHYLKKSPSPTGPAKSPPGSGGQTPSPTGSQSSNPGSQPRTPQGTGTPALTPSGDVTLSIENERDKAEIENNEKTERKKNHANENNKDNLGQLVFKLRYVSEQNALRVTVVNCKGLPVREQNATSDPYVKLKLLPDKQHQVKTRVLRNTRDPVYDEDFTFFGISKDQLQKISLHFIVLSFDRYSRDDIIGELTCALSSVSGLESADNQEISLCRKICPRSLKIQSQGRGELLVSLCWQPLNSRLTVVVLKAQNLPKMDVTGLADPYVKIYLLYNSQRIAKQKTRVKKRTLSPLFNESFVFDIPNGADGLNNVSLEFMLIDWDRVTRNEVIGRLEFGGPDCQGSALNHWREVCSSPQRQIAEWHKLRE; encoded by the exons TTTCAGTTTCGACTGAAACTGTGGTCATACTATGCATCAGTTCCGCTTTTCTACTCTGCGCCGTCGCGATGACCTGGTGGCTTTGCCGACGACGTCGCGAGCACACCAAGCTGAATTCCGACAAATCCTTGGCGTTCAGGCCGCCGCACAGGAAGCCGATGGCAGTGAAAAGTCCTGGTAGCACCAGTCACTATTTGAAAAAGAGCCCAAGTCCCACAGGACCCGCCAAAAGTCCCCCTGGCTCTGGTGGACAGACGCCAAGTCCCACTGGTTCTCAATCCTCGAACCCAGGTTCACAGCCCAGGACACCTCAGGGCACAG GTACCCCAGCATTGACACCTTCTGGCGACGTTACATTGAGCATTGAAAACGAACGGGACAAAGCGGAAATCGAGAACAACGAGAAAACGGAACGCAAGAAAAATCACGCGAATGAAAATAACAAAGACAACTTGGGTCAATTGGTGTTCAAATTGCGCTACGTGAGCGAGCAAAACGCGCTCAGAGTGACGGTAGTTAATTGCAAAGGATTACCTGTAAGGGAGCAGAATGCCACCAGTGACCCGtacgtgaaattgaaattattacccGACAAACAGCATCAGGTGAAGACGAGGGTCCTTAGGAACACCAGGGATCCAGTATACGACGAGGATTTCACGTTCTTTGGAATATCGAAGGATCAGCTTCAG AAAATCAGCCTGCACTTCATAGTGCTAAGCTTCGATAGATACTCTCGGGATGATATTATCGGTGAATTGACTTGCGCATTATCATCGGTGTCCGGTTTGGAGAGCGCTGATAACCAAGAGATATCATTATGTCGAAAAATATGTCCCAGAAGCCTGAAG ATTCAGTCACAAGGCAGGGGAGAATTGCTAGTTTCCCTTTGCTGGCAACCACTCAACAGCCGATTAACGGTGGTCGTGTTGAAGGCCCAGAATTTACCAAAGATGGATGTAACAGGTCTGGCTGATCCATACGTGAAGATCTATCTTCTATACAATTCTCAACGCATTGCAAAGCAGAAGACGCGTGTGAAGAAACGCACTCTGAGCCCTCTGTTCAATGAATCTTTCGTTTTCGACATACCAAATGGTGCGGATGGTCTTAACAATGTCAGCCTCGAGTTTATGTTGATCGACTGGGATCGAGTTACAAGAAACGAG GTGATCGGACGGCTTGAATTCGGCGGTCCAGATTGTCAAGGATCAGCTTTGAATCATTGGAGGGAAGTTTGCAGCTCGCCGCAGAGGCAGATCGCTGAATGGCACAAATTAAGGGAGTAA
- the LOC117606968 gene encoding uncharacterized protein LOC117606968 isoform X1 — MLKLLTIIEYLFICNITLASCLLKSMKNNNHTKLSQHYHGNSTEKELSKMKLLSTEDPPFNNKTSLKMLEDITAKVWRILPVIDIPRNWVLTYCMMRTEIAEEIEKAAMQCQRDGTGWDCTFIELGGGHDDFNMGKVVSPFNNISNRELKTKLLRAAENCSKLWRRYKRIQDRRLSRMGLNIHINNRRRRSSKKSRNRQKSKMNKKNLTKKNGDHNEKMKKARHTIKKIKTVRRKLAYKITKLENKKFLSSEEKSEPGRLHLTEPAKSGIGLQYPLVEEQAELSRLQDIGSCLSRQAAKACESVVLNAIQGLI; from the exons ATGCTAAAACTCTTAACAATAATTGAATATCTTTTTATTTGTAACATAACGCTTGCATCTTGTTTATTGAAATCAATGAAGAACAACAATCATACGAAATTGtcgcaa CATTATCATGGAAATTCCACAGAGAAAGAGTTATCCAAAATGAAACTATTGTCTACCGAGGATCCGccttttaataataaaacatctCTCAAAATGTTGGAAGATATCACAGCCAAAGTATGGAGAATTTTACCTGTgattgatatacctcgaaattGGGTCCTCACTTATTGTATGATGAGGACAGAAATTGCTGAAGAAATCGAAAAAGCAGCTATGCAGTGTCAACGTGATGGAACTGGTTGGGACTGCACGTTCATTGAATTG GGTGGAGGACATGACGACTTTAATATGGGAAAGGTAGTTTCcccttttaataatatttcaaatcgagAATTAAAGACGAAGTTACTTCGTGCAGCTGAAAATTGCAGCAAACTTTGGCGACGGTACAAACGAATTCAAGATAGAAGATTAAGTCGTATGGGGTTAAACATTCAC ATCAATAATAGAAGAAGGAGATCGTCTAAAAAGAGTAGAAATAGACAAAAATCaaaaatgaataagaaaaatttaacgAAGAAAAATGGTGATCATAATGAGAAAATGAAGAAGGCAAGACATACTATCAAAAAGATAAAAACAGTTCGTCGGAAGTTAGCATATAAAATTACGAAACTTGAGAATAAAA agTTCTTAAGCTCTGAAGAAAAATCGGAGCCAGGCAGATTGCATTTAACAGAGCCAGCGAAATCTGGTATTGGTTTACAATATCCTTTGGTAGAAGAACAAGCGGAATTATCTCGTCTTCAAGATATTGGATCTTGTTTATCACGACAAGCTGCAAAAGCTTGCGAATCCGTTGTTCTTAACGCGATACAAGGACTGATATGA
- the LOC117606968 gene encoding uncharacterized protein LOC117606968 isoform X2, producing the protein MKLLSTEDPPFNNKTSLKMLEDITAKVWRILPVIDIPRNWVLTYCMMRTEIAEEIEKAAMQCQRDGTGWDCTFIELGGGHDDFNMGKVVSPFNNISNRELKTKLLRAAENCSKLWRRYKRIQDRRLSRMGLNIHINNRRRRSSKKSRNRQKSKMNKKNLTKKNGDHNEKMKKARHTIKKIKTVRRKLAYKITKLENKKFLSSEEKSEPGRLHLTEPAKSGIGLQYPLVEEQAELSRLQDIGSCLSRQAAKACESVVLNAIQGLI; encoded by the exons ATGAAACTATTGTCTACCGAGGATCCGccttttaataataaaacatctCTCAAAATGTTGGAAGATATCACAGCCAAAGTATGGAGAATTTTACCTGTgattgatatacctcgaaattGGGTCCTCACTTATTGTATGATGAGGACAGAAATTGCTGAAGAAATCGAAAAAGCAGCTATGCAGTGTCAACGTGATGGAACTGGTTGGGACTGCACGTTCATTGAATTG GGTGGAGGACATGACGACTTTAATATGGGAAAGGTAGTTTCcccttttaataatatttcaaatcgagAATTAAAGACGAAGTTACTTCGTGCAGCTGAAAATTGCAGCAAACTTTGGCGACGGTACAAACGAATTCAAGATAGAAGATTAAGTCGTATGGGGTTAAACATTCAC ATCAATAATAGAAGAAGGAGATCGTCTAAAAAGAGTAGAAATAGACAAAAATCaaaaatgaataagaaaaatttaacgAAGAAAAATGGTGATCATAATGAGAAAATGAAGAAGGCAAGACATACTATCAAAAAGATAAAAACAGTTCGTCGGAAGTTAGCATATAAAATTACGAAACTTGAGAATAAAA agTTCTTAAGCTCTGAAGAAAAATCGGAGCCAGGCAGATTGCATTTAACAGAGCCAGCGAAATCTGGTATTGGTTTACAATATCCTTTGGTAGAAGAACAAGCGGAATTATCTCGTCTTCAAGATATTGGATCTTGTTTATCACGACAAGCTGCAAAAGCTTGCGAATCCGTTGTTCTTAACGCGATACAAGGACTGATATGA
- the Syt4 gene encoding synaptotagmin 4 isoform X2: MVVEVMEDGPLIEISYSHLSTETVVILCISSAFLLCAVAMTWWLCRRRREHTKLNSDKSLAFRPPHRKPMAVKSPGSTSHYLKKSPSPTGPAKSPPGSGGQTPSPTGSQSSNPGSQPRTPQGTGTPALTPSGDVTLSIENERDKAEIENNEKTERKKNHANENNKDNLGQLVFKLRYVSEQNALRVTVVNCKGLPVREQNATSDPYVKLKLLPDKQHQVKTRVLRNTRDPVYDEDFTFFGISKDQLQKISLHFIVLSFDRYSRDDIIGELTCALSSVSGLESADNQEISLCRKICPRSLKIQSQGRGELLVSLCWQPLNSRLTVVVLKAQNLPKMDVTGLADPYVKIYLLYNSQRIAKQKTRVKKRTLSPLFNESFVFDIPNGADGLNNVSLEFMLIDWDRVTRNEVIGRLEFGGPDCQGSALNHWREVCSSPQRQIAEWHKLRE, encoded by the exons TTTCGACTGAAACTGTGGTCATACTATGCATCAGTTCCGCTTTTCTACTCTGCGCCGTCGCGATGACCTGGTGGCTTTGCCGACGACGTCGCGAGCACACCAAGCTGAATTCCGACAAATCCTTGGCGTTCAGGCCGCCGCACAGGAAGCCGATGGCAGTGAAAAGTCCTGGTAGCACCAGTCACTATTTGAAAAAGAGCCCAAGTCCCACAGGACCCGCCAAAAGTCCCCCTGGCTCTGGTGGACAGACGCCAAGTCCCACTGGTTCTCAATCCTCGAACCCAGGTTCACAGCCCAGGACACCTCAGGGCACAG GTACCCCAGCATTGACACCTTCTGGCGACGTTACATTGAGCATTGAAAACGAACGGGACAAAGCGGAAATCGAGAACAACGAGAAAACGGAACGCAAGAAAAATCACGCGAATGAAAATAACAAAGACAACTTGGGTCAATTGGTGTTCAAATTGCGCTACGTGAGCGAGCAAAACGCGCTCAGAGTGACGGTAGTTAATTGCAAAGGATTACCTGTAAGGGAGCAGAATGCCACCAGTGACCCGtacgtgaaattgaaattattacccGACAAACAGCATCAGGTGAAGACGAGGGTCCTTAGGAACACCAGGGATCCAGTATACGACGAGGATTTCACGTTCTTTGGAATATCGAAGGATCAGCTTCAG AAAATCAGCCTGCACTTCATAGTGCTAAGCTTCGATAGATACTCTCGGGATGATATTATCGGTGAATTGACTTGCGCATTATCATCGGTGTCCGGTTTGGAGAGCGCTGATAACCAAGAGATATCATTATGTCGAAAAATATGTCCCAGAAGCCTGAAG ATTCAGTCACAAGGCAGGGGAGAATTGCTAGTTTCCCTTTGCTGGCAACCACTCAACAGCCGATTAACGGTGGTCGTGTTGAAGGCCCAGAATTTACCAAAGATGGATGTAACAGGTCTGGCTGATCCATACGTGAAGATCTATCTTCTATACAATTCTCAACGCATTGCAAAGCAGAAGACGCGTGTGAAGAAACGCACTCTGAGCCCTCTGTTCAATGAATCTTTCGTTTTCGACATACCAAATGGTGCGGATGGTCTTAACAATGTCAGCCTCGAGTTTATGTTGATCGACTGGGATCGAGTTACAAGAAACGAG GTGATCGGACGGCTTGAATTCGGCGGTCCAGATTGTCAAGGATCAGCTTTGAATCATTGGAGGGAAGTTTGCAGCTCGCCGCAGAGGCAGATCGCTGAATGGCACAAATTAAGGGAGTAA